Below is a window of Nitrospirota bacterium DNA.
GGCAGGGAGAGGGCCCCGCTGCCCCTTGCATCATGCCCTAGTGCGGCTGCTCCTGTTTTGCCAAGAGCGTCATCAGCATGTTGAAGAAGAACAGGAAGAGGGTGAGCGCCTGGAGCCCGCCGAATGCCACGGTCAGCATCAGATAGCCGCTGCCTGGCGCATAGACATTCAGGGTGTAGAACAGGAGCATGCCGACCAGCGAGATGTTCGCGAGATAGAACTGCACCTCGCCGATCTTCGGACTGTACACCGGCCTGCCCATGAACCGCGGCAGGATATGGTAGCCCACCCCGAAGATCATCATCGATACCCAGCCGAGCATGTTCAGATGGGAGTGCACGAACTTCAGGGCCATCAGGCTCTGGTTCCCGAGCATGCATACGCCCAGTACCGTGGAGATGCCGAGATACACGATGCTCATGACGATAAAACCTTTGACGAACTTGTCCATTTCGAATGTCCTCCTGGATGAGTGATGGTGTAAGCGCAGTATAGTACGGCGGGAAACGGACGGATATGACATGGGTCATAGTATAACACAGTCAGAGAGTATGATGCAGGTCATAACAACAAAACGCGGGCTCTGGTAGAGTATGGTCAACAATTCAATTAAGGAGGCCATCATGATCACAGAGAAAAAGAAGATAACGAAAGATTCCATCATCGGGGACGTCATCAAGCAGAGCCCGGCAGCAAAGGCCGTCATCCAGAAGTATTTCGGGAACGGCTGCTTCACCTGCCCGGGGATCAACATGGAGTCCATTTCCTTCGGATCCATGATGCACAATCTCGACCCCAACAAGATCGTCGACGAGATCAACGCGCTGGAGGAGTAACAGACATGACCGCCAAAGAGATAAAGTGTTTCGTCTGCGGAGCCGACGACAAGGAACGCGTCTACATCCCCTGCATCCACGAAG
It encodes the following:
- a CDS encoding DUF1858 domain-containing protein, with amino-acid sequence MITEKKKITKDSIIGDVIKQSPAAKAVIQKYFGNGCFTCPGINMESISFGSMMHNLDPNKIVDEINALEE